The Methanomassiliicoccales archaeon genome has a segment encoding these proteins:
- a CDS encoding iron ABC transporter permease — protein sequence MDGIAKKRKRTVVVFAALFVILFIFMVLDLTQAFIPLSFEDAFWALFGIGSETDVIIVQRMNLPRVIMAVCVGAGLGIAGAVMQGLFRNPMASPYILGLSSGASLGAAIGLSFTISWLPSLITIPLLAFITCMGTLFLVYFISQVGGRVPTETLLLSGIAVGSLLSALVSLLTYVAGDQMQGIVYWTMGNLTNARWDNIMIVAPLIMAGCIIMVSCSRDLNAMMLGDAHAQDLGVEVKKVRLQLLIASALVTAAAVAFVGVIGFVGLVVPHILRILMGPDNRALLPASLIGGAAFLMMCDYISRVIAPNIGILPIGIVTALIGAPYFIYLLRRRRSDVGWD from the coding sequence ATGGACGGCATCGCGAAGAAGCGTAAAAGGACTGTCGTGGTCTTTGCCGCCCTTTTCGTAATATTGTTCATATTCATGGTGCTGGACCTGACGCAGGCCTTCATACCACTGTCCTTCGAGGATGCCTTCTGGGCTCTTTTCGGCATCGGTTCCGAGACGGATGTAATAATCGTGCAAAGGATGAACCTGCCCCGGGTGATAATGGCCGTTTGCGTGGGTGCCGGTCTGGGCATCGCGGGCGCGGTCATGCAGGGACTGTTCCGCAACCCCATGGCCTCCCCTTACATACTGGGCCTTTCATCCGGAGCTTCCCTGGGCGCGGCCATCGGGCTGAGCTTCACCATATCCTGGCTCCCCTCTCTGATTACGATTCCCCTGTTGGCCTTCATAACCTGTATGGGAACGCTGTTCCTGGTCTACTTCATATCCCAGGTGGGGGGAAGGGTGCCAACGGAGACCCTGCTCCTATCGGGCATCGCCGTGGGATCGTTGCTGTCCGCCCTGGTCTCCCTGCTGACCTACGTAGCCGGAGATCAGATGCAGGGCATAGTCTACTGGACCATGGGGAACCTGACCAACGCCAGGTGGGACAACATAATGATCGTGGCCCCGCTCATCATGGCCGGGTGCATCATCATGGTGTCCTGCTCCCGGGACCTCAACGCCATGATGCTGGGGGACGCCCACGCGCAGGACCTCGGCGTGGAGGTCAAGAAGGTCAGGCTCCAGCTCCTTATCGCCTCAGCGTTGGTGACCGCAGCGGCAGTGGCCTTCGTGGGTGTCATAGGCTTCGTCGGATTGGTGGTGCCGCACATATTGCGCATCCTCATGGGCCCGGACAACCGGGCTCTGCTACCAGCCTCGCTCATCGGCGGGGCGGCCTTTCTGATGATGTGTGATTACATATCCAGGGTCATCGCGCCCAACATCGGCATCCTCCCGATTGGCATCGTAACAGCGCTCATCGGAGCGCCATATTTCATCTACCTGCTGCGCAGAAGGCGTAGCGATGTGGGGTGGGACTGA
- the ppsA gene encoding phosphoenolpyruvate synthase → MKRIVSISDLGKNDIDIAGGKGANLGELVSAGFNVPPGFVLTTAAYDYFVETSKISDRVKDILAKVDAASESSLNDASVRIRELFEKMEIPDDLKEQVLSSYKTMFKGKKSGLVAVRSSATAEDLPTASFAGQQDTYLNVETPEDLLDKVRKCWSSLYTPRAIYYRVTKGFEHSKVKLAVVVQKMINSEISGIMFTVDPNSEMPHIIIEAGFGLGEALVGGKVTPDTYVVDKFHDKILNKRIAKQSWKLVRGKSGDTEKADVPEEMRESQKMTDEQILALGEIGRNIEAHYDKPMDIEWCVEEKVLFIVQARPVTTLSTNGVKPGSKAVDHGLAKSAKVLVKGMGASPGLAGGPVRIVSDEMNLEVVKKGDVMVTAMTSPDMVPAMTRATAIVTDEGGMTCHAAIVARELGIPCIVGASHATELLKENTLITVDGSMGVVYEGVAAPKKAEEKIASVAVAHVAPVTGTKVFVNLAIPQKAEEVSKLPVQGVGLMRIEFLFTSYIQEHPCALIEKGESKFLVDKLADGISMVAKAFYPRPVILRTSDFKTNEYRDMEGGEKFEPHEENPMIGWRGCSRYVSDSYREAFKLELRAIKKVREEMGLKNLHVMLPFVRTIDEVRQITAMMTDVGLVRNRDFKLYLMAEIPCNIFMAEEFAEWCDGFSIGSNDLTQLIMGADRDSDVLGKMGYFDERNEAIKRAIKILIEAAHRKGCTVGICGQAPSVYPEFTEFLVKAGIDSISLNPDTVISTQVIIASAEQRILLEAARKTLH, encoded by the coding sequence ATGAAAAGGATAGTGAGCATATCTGACCTAGGCAAGAACGACATCGACATCGCCGGAGGTAAGGGTGCCAATCTGGGAGAGCTCGTCTCCGCGGGATTCAACGTCCCACCCGGATTTGTACTGACCACCGCCGCTTATGACTATTTTGTGGAGACCAGCAAGATCTCGGACCGGGTCAAGGATATCCTGGCCAAGGTCGATGCGGCCTCCGAGTCCTCGCTCAACGACGCTTCGGTCCGCATCCGGGAGCTCTTTGAGAAGATGGAGATACCGGACGACCTGAAGGAGCAGGTTCTGTCCTCTTACAAGACCATGTTCAAGGGGAAAAAGTCCGGCCTGGTGGCGGTGAGGTCCAGCGCCACGGCGGAGGACCTTCCCACGGCCAGCTTCGCCGGCCAGCAGGACACCTATCTCAACGTGGAAACGCCGGAGGACCTTCTGGACAAGGTCCGCAAGTGCTGGTCCTCTCTGTACACCCCCAGGGCCATCTACTACCGAGTGACCAAGGGTTTTGAGCACTCCAAGGTCAAGCTGGCGGTCGTGGTGCAGAAGATGATCAATTCCGAGATCTCCGGCATCATGTTCACCGTCGACCCCAATTCCGAGATGCCGCACATAATCATCGAGGCGGGCTTTGGGCTGGGAGAGGCCTTGGTCGGAGGGAAGGTCACCCCCGACACTTACGTGGTCGATAAGTTCCACGACAAGATACTGAACAAGCGCATCGCCAAGCAGAGCTGGAAGCTGGTACGGGGAAAGAGCGGCGACACCGAGAAGGCCGACGTCCCCGAGGAGATGCGCGAATCCCAGAAGATGACCGACGAACAGATACTGGCCCTCGGGGAGATTGGACGCAACATCGAGGCCCATTACGACAAGCCGATGGACATCGAATGGTGCGTGGAAGAGAAGGTCCTTTTCATTGTGCAGGCTCGCCCGGTGACTACCCTCTCGACGAACGGGGTCAAGCCCGGCAGCAAGGCGGTCGATCATGGGTTGGCCAAGAGCGCCAAGGTGCTGGTGAAAGGAATGGGGGCCTCGCCCGGTCTGGCCGGCGGCCCCGTGCGCATAGTTTCCGATGAGATGAACCTGGAAGTGGTCAAGAAAGGAGACGTCATGGTCACAGCCATGACCTCGCCGGACATGGTCCCGGCCATGACCAGGGCGACGGCCATCGTCACCGACGAAGGTGGCATGACCTGCCACGCCGCCATAGTGGCCCGTGAACTGGGCATACCTTGCATCGTCGGCGCTTCCCACGCCACCGAGCTGCTAAAGGAGAACACCTTGATCACCGTGGACGGCAGCATGGGCGTGGTGTACGAGGGCGTGGCCGCTCCCAAGAAGGCCGAGGAAAAAATAGCATCCGTCGCCGTGGCCCACGTGGCCCCGGTAACCGGAACCAAGGTGTTTGTGAACCTAGCCATCCCGCAGAAGGCCGAGGAGGTCTCCAAGCTCCCGGTGCAGGGCGTGGGACTGATGCGCATCGAGTTCCTTTTCACCTCCTACATCCAGGAGCACCCCTGCGCCCTCATCGAGAAGGGCGAATCGAAGTTCCTGGTAGACAAGCTGGCGGACGGCATCTCTATGGTGGCCAAGGCCTTCTACCCCCGGCCGGTCATCCTGCGCACCTCGGACTTCAAGACCAACGAGTACCGGGACATGGAGGGCGGGGAGAAGTTCGAACCTCACGAGGAGAACCCTATGATCGGCTGGCGCGGATGCTCCCGCTACGTCTCCGACTCCTACCGCGAAGCTTTCAAGCTGGAGCTGAGGGCCATCAAGAAGGTGCGTGAGGAGATGGGCCTGAAGAACCTGCATGTGATGCTACCGTTCGTCCGTACCATCGACGAGGTCAGGCAGATCACCGCCATGATGACCGATGTCGGTCTGGTTCGCAACCGCGACTTCAAGCTGTACCTGATGGCCGAGATCCCGTGCAACATCTTCATGGCCGAGGAGTTCGCAGAGTGGTGCGACGGCTTCAGCATCGGATCGAACGACCTCACGCAGCTGATCATGGGCGCGGACCGCGACTCGGACGTGCTGGGCAAGATGGGCTACTTCGACGAGAGGAACGAGGCCATAAAGCGAGCCATCAAGATTCTGATCGAGGCCGCCCACCGCAAGGGATGCACCGTGGGAATATGCGGGCAGGCCCCGTCCGTCTACCCGGAGTTCACCGAGTTCCTAGTAAAGGCGGGGATAGACAGCATCAGCCTGAACCCGGACACGGTGATCAGCACGCAGGTCATCATTGCCTCGGCAGAACAGCGCATACTGCTGGAAGCGGCCAGAAAGACCCTTCACTAA
- a CDS encoding zinc ribbon domain-containing protein — protein sequence MKNETFINKGGLVRTFSVCDPSIKRKRLIVNLALLDLFFLNGVLLSVGLFLVPSMLWIFMAMMPIISAATITQHLLLKSVLMKGAYPVTLYSNGFEFHSFLFNRVLRRPDFIRREDVASISVSSFSEGPRADEMRDLLTIYFETKSGRINNTGTRNRVEVESAIEWIERNWGLKVERKNSYSPSPPQTAAHVAHKVNVHTIYCPQCGKGNDQGFNFCPFCGANFELKSAPSEPQGGQWTAPSTPSYNPYQRAPSETYQAPLPVNAPLNYPGGKDRRKAFFLGLGLGFMGFMGVGHIYMGKKAKGVTLLIVGGFLAFFSLMFWIVALDLTEYSLGVRVFTALLMSAPYLALQIWQAFDAPKPPKENGRGRY from the coding sequence TTGAAGAACGAGACTTTTATCAACAAGGGCGGGCTGGTGAGGACGTTTTCGGTCTGCGACCCTTCAATCAAGAGGAAGAGACTGATAGTCAATTTGGCACTGCTGGACCTTTTCTTTCTGAATGGCGTGCTCCTATCCGTCGGCCTGTTCTTGGTTCCTTCGATGCTATGGATATTTATGGCCATGATGCCGATAATATCTGCGGCCACCATCACCCAGCACCTCCTCCTGAAGTCCGTCCTGATGAAAGGCGCGTATCCGGTCACCCTGTATTCGAACGGGTTCGAGTTCCATTCCTTTCTGTTCAACCGGGTTCTTAGGCGGCCTGATTTCATCAGACGGGAGGATGTAGCTTCCATTTCTGTCTCCAGCTTCTCGGAAGGACCGAGGGCCGATGAGATGAGAGACCTGCTAACCATCTATTTCGAGACCAAGTCCGGCAGGATCAACAATACTGGAACCAGGAACCGGGTCGAGGTCGAATCGGCCATCGAGTGGATCGAGAGGAACTGGGGGCTTAAGGTGGAAAGGAAAAACTCGTACTCTCCCTCGCCCCCGCAGACGGCCGCGCATGTGGCGCACAAGGTGAACGTCCATACCATCTATTGCCCCCAATGTGGCAAGGGAAACGATCAGGGGTTCAACTTCTGCCCTTTCTGCGGCGCCAACTTCGAACTCAAGTCTGCACCATCTGAACCTCAGGGCGGACAATGGACGGCTCCGTCGACCCCGTCGTACAATCCCTATCAGCGTGCGCCGTCTGAGACATACCAAGCACCTCTGCCCGTTAACGCGCCGTTGAACTATCCTGGTGGCAAGGACCGGCGGAAGGCTTTCTTTCTCGGATTGGGGCTGGGATTCATGGGCTTTATGGGTGTCGGGCACATCTATATGGGGAAAAAGGCCAAAGGGGTGACCCTCCTGATCGTCGGGGGGTTTCTGGCCTTCTTTTCGCTGATGTTCTGGATAGTCGCCCTCGATCTGACGGAATATTCCCTCGGGGTCAGGGTGTTCACCGCCCTCCTGATGTCCGCGCCTTACCTGGCATTGCAGATATGGCAGGCGTTTGACGCGCCTAAGCCGCCGAAGGAAAACGGCCGGGGGAGATATTGA
- a CDS encoding PKD domain-containing protein: MDASTSLHRAAIVILAVLMVLPLPSASLSAEDGDLTTSYEYHFSAPTVDLESDERTFTLQGLSQDAVAGAPSLPVENLLLALQPGYTLKNLEVGSSSPSKVEIISDYPRNPFESPAGNGTVVEEIVDRGSWDLAGTYVLEGVEIVCLNLRPLVWDSRSGQLTFISDFTVTIVSEETGIDWLGDLDMVREMVDNPDEVPYLDRLVPEGVLPTGSYEHLIITDEALTAPFLSLAEWKGERNERGSSSQDITSVVVTLQFILAQSAFWGTPSSHDGTGNDTQTIVRNFIIAAHQEWGVSYVLIGGDEEVIPSRKVWVSYSTYSDELPADIYFTCLDGDWDSDLDGVYGESYVDGTDMLAEVYVGRAPVSNVQEAWNFVNNTIEYEKGYVSQYSVDLLFVGEYLDDYPTYGDDYKDEVYDNILADKGLSLTTLYAKDDTFSASAFISAMNTSPHIINHMGHGNYGTFAGLSVLNAANLNNEHPFIVYTQACMVAGFDQGTDYPYDSIAEEFVIGENGAAAFIGNSRYGWYSQGSTSGSSQKFDLSFFSQVFDDDVTQLGKAMSQSKQELVGSASSANTIRWVYMEQNLLGDPETSVKKAGQGTHDLAVQEISADAYVLGEETEVNVLVSNNGDFPEEGNVSLMADDVLVDQTKISITSGQSTWVTLSWTPTEARPYVLTAVVECATDGTSENDQLSVEVRVYQRISNYTLWENLHKELAGSLIIDDGATLDIRNCTIEFLSAGSDHQVQVNGTLLVNGSSFSGSSYVFMSNGGVVRFSGSDLSGLSTTSPSTMDGGSLELRDTIVHGGMGWSLEGASVTLSGTQLLDQSSECLFNGSSLVAEGVTGHGGGLYLLSSSGQLSNVTWTEGSVGLTIDTSSGLVLRNIELLNNEADLSISGTLEAHFLPDLERVNVTFGPVVILHQEDGVTVEGDIGALYLVDCHDTVVRGLRLGGSGQGLTLVDCTGIEVIGNAVENCSVGIWAMGSDALIWSNDLLNNERQVCGTSSTLTFGKDYPAGGNHWSDHLTIDHRNGVSQSIYGADGIVDVAYDTDDVYDHYPKVSLCSIFHDKPEADFSVSPAVPDVLVSVIFTDYSDSGSGIANWTWDLGDGTLAYGSQVSHRYSVKGPIIVELIVTDHKGLNSTCDRDLNIVNYAPTSDFSYSPTQPCSGDLVHFTDHSSDADGGVVTWSWSFGDGTTSDVASPNHAFRLNGDYTVTLTVLDADGGTSTRSRNVPVGNMAPTAAFSWSPSSIYSLDQVTFTDGSTDSDGSIASRTWSFGDGQSGTGSSVVHRYARLGTYQVTLTVVDDNGASSTTSKSLTVLNSPPTASFVCTGTVLSLIEVHFNDTSSDREGTLDHWSWDFGDGNGSTASSPVHAYALPGEYLVVLTVTDQNGASRSASRTVVVLNRPPEASIISPEGEHWSLDLIELQATGSDVDGTIASYNWDFGDGSTGEGETVEHAYSSPGNYTVALTCVDDVGGSATAEATVVVLNLLPEARIIAEQGTGHPRDMVLTADAEDLDGSVTNYTWAFGDGGSGEGPSIVHRYELDGDFWVSLTVTDDHGGRNVTFALVSVRTGDIAMNNATCTEGDDGWTLSAVLTNDGPLDADVVVEVEAGGVVYRKNVTVLAGGSVACQIPLTDFAEGDLTVSVITEEGWDSDLDDNQWTGTPVASADEFPWLLVGALTIATIAIAAVVIVQVRRR; the protein is encoded by the coding sequence ATGGACGCGTCGACCAGCTTGCACAGGGCGGCAATAGTGATATTGGCGGTCCTGATGGTGCTCCCCCTTCCATCGGCCAGCCTGTCCGCGGAGGACGGGGACCTGACCACGTCCTATGAGTATCATTTCTCTGCGCCCACCGTTGACCTGGAGAGCGACGAGCGGACATTCACCTTGCAGGGGCTGTCGCAGGACGCCGTCGCCGGAGCCCCCTCACTGCCGGTGGAGAACTTGCTTTTGGCTCTACAGCCTGGCTACACCTTGAAGAATTTGGAGGTGGGCTCGTCCTCGCCTTCTAAGGTGGAGATAATTTCCGACTATCCTCGGAATCCCTTCGAGTCCCCGGCGGGCAACGGCACTGTGGTCGAGGAGATCGTCGATCGAGGGTCCTGGGACCTGGCCGGCACCTATGTGCTGGAAGGAGTGGAGATCGTTTGCCTGAACCTGCGTCCTTTGGTCTGGGACAGCCGCTCCGGACAGCTGACCTTCATATCCGATTTCACCGTCACCATCGTGAGCGAGGAGACCGGCATCGATTGGCTGGGCGACCTGGATATGGTTCGGGAGATGGTCGATAACCCTGACGAGGTACCCTACTTGGACCGCCTGGTGCCGGAGGGCGTTCTGCCTACGGGAAGCTACGAACACCTCATCATAACCGATGAGGCCCTGACGGCACCGTTCCTATCCCTGGCGGAGTGGAAGGGGGAAAGGAACGAGCGGGGGTCGAGCTCCCAGGACATCACCAGCGTGGTGGTGACATTGCAGTTCATCCTGGCCCAGAGCGCTTTCTGGGGGACGCCGTCCTCGCATGACGGCACGGGCAACGATACCCAGACCATCGTCCGCAATTTCATCATCGCCGCCCATCAGGAATGGGGCGTCAGCTACGTGCTCATAGGCGGGGACGAGGAGGTCATTCCTTCCCGGAAGGTATGGGTGTCATATAGCACTTACTCCGATGAGCTGCCAGCTGACATCTATTTCACATGTCTGGACGGAGATTGGGACAGTGACCTTGATGGCGTATACGGGGAATCGTATGTGGATGGGACCGATATGCTGGCCGAGGTCTACGTCGGCCGCGCTCCGGTTTCCAACGTCCAGGAGGCCTGGAACTTCGTCAACAATACCATTGAGTACGAGAAAGGATACGTTAGCCAATACAGCGTCGATCTGCTGTTCGTCGGCGAGTATCTGGATGATTATCCAACTTATGGCGATGATTACAAGGACGAGGTGTACGACAATATTCTGGCCGACAAAGGATTGAGCCTAACCACCCTGTACGCGAAGGATGACACCTTCTCCGCCTCCGCTTTCATATCAGCGATGAACACCAGCCCGCACATCATAAACCACATGGGCCATGGCAACTACGGGACGTTCGCCGGCCTCAGCGTTTTGAACGCCGCGAACCTGAACAACGAGCATCCGTTCATCGTCTACACCCAGGCCTGCATGGTAGCTGGCTTCGACCAGGGGACCGATTACCCGTACGACAGCATAGCTGAGGAGTTCGTCATCGGGGAGAACGGCGCGGCGGCCTTCATCGGCAACTCGCGCTACGGCTGGTACTCCCAGGGCAGCACCTCCGGGTCTTCGCAGAAGTTCGATCTGTCCTTCTTCAGCCAGGTGTTCGACGATGATGTGACGCAATTGGGCAAGGCTATGTCCCAGTCTAAACAGGAATTGGTGGGGTCGGCATCCTCCGCGAACACCATCCGTTGGGTGTACATGGAACAAAACCTTCTGGGGGATCCGGAGACCAGCGTGAAGAAGGCCGGGCAGGGGACGCACGACCTGGCGGTGCAGGAGATATCCGCGGACGCCTACGTGCTGGGAGAGGAAACGGAAGTGAACGTGCTGGTGAGCAACAATGGCGATTTCCCGGAGGAAGGCAACGTCAGCCTGATGGCGGATGACGTCCTGGTGGACCAGACTAAGATCTCCATCACCTCTGGGCAGAGCACCTGGGTGACCCTCTCATGGACCCCCACGGAGGCGCGCCCATACGTCCTCACCGCGGTCGTGGAATGCGCTACTGACGGTACCTCGGAGAACGACCAGCTTAGTGTGGAGGTCCGGGTCTACCAGAGGATATCCAATTACACCCTCTGGGAGAACCTGCATAAGGAACTGGCTGGCAGCCTGATCATCGACGATGGAGCGACCCTGGACATACGCAACTGCACCATCGAGTTCCTTTCGGCCGGGAGCGACCACCAGGTCCAGGTCAACGGCACGTTGCTGGTGAACGGTTCCTCCTTTAGCGGTTCCAGTTATGTATTCATGTCCAACGGAGGTGTGGTGAGGTTCAGCGGCAGTGACCTCTCAGGACTCTCCACGACATCCCCGAGCACGATGGACGGTGGGTCGCTGGAGCTTCGGGACACCATCGTCCATGGGGGGATGGGGTGGTCGCTGGAAGGCGCGTCGGTGACCTTGTCCGGAACACAGTTGCTGGACCAGAGCTCGGAATGTCTGTTCAACGGCTCATCATTGGTCGCTGAGGGCGTCACAGGACATGGAGGAGGGCTTTACCTCCTGAGCTCCTCTGGCCAGCTGTCCAATGTGACCTGGACCGAAGGGTCCGTGGGCTTGACCATCGATACATCTAGCGGGCTGGTGCTGCGGAACATCGAACTGCTGAACAATGAGGCGGACCTCAGTATCTCGGGAACGCTGGAGGCGCATTTCCTGCCGGACCTGGAGAGGGTGAACGTCACCTTCGGCCCGGTGGTGATACTGCATCAGGAGGACGGCGTCACCGTGGAGGGTGACATCGGTGCGTTGTACCTGGTGGACTGCCACGATACTGTGGTGCGCGGACTGCGCCTGGGCGGCAGCGGTCAGGGATTGACCTTGGTCGACTGCACTGGCATAGAGGTGATCGGGAACGCCGTGGAGAACTGTTCGGTCGGCATATGGGCGATGGGCTCGGACGCCTTGATCTGGAGCAACGACCTGTTGAACAACGAGCGGCAGGTCTGCGGGACGTCGTCAACATTGACCTTCGGCAAGGACTATCCTGCCGGGGGGAACCACTGGTCCGATCACCTGACTATTGACCACAGGAACGGCGTGTCCCAGAGCATTTACGGTGCGGACGGCATCGTGGACGTGGCCTATGACACCGATGACGTCTACGACCATTATCCCAAGGTCTCGTTGTGCAGCATATTTCATGATAAACCGGAGGCCGACTTCTCGGTCAGTCCCGCCGTCCCGGACGTCCTGGTCAGCGTGATATTCACCGACTATAGCGACAGCGGCTCGGGCATCGCCAACTGGACCTGGGACCTGGGGGACGGAACTCTGGCTTACGGCAGCCAGGTGAGTCACCGGTACAGCGTGAAAGGCCCAATAATCGTAGAGCTGATCGTGACCGACCACAAGGGGCTCAACAGCACCTGTGACCGGGACCTGAACATCGTGAACTACGCCCCGACCAGCGATTTCTCGTACTCCCCAACGCAACCTTGTTCTGGTGACCTGGTGCATTTCACGGACCACTCATCGGACGCTGACGGAGGCGTCGTGACCTGGAGCTGGAGCTTCGGCGATGGCACCACCTCCGATGTGGCCTCGCCGAACCACGCCTTCAGGCTGAACGGGGATTACACCGTCACCTTAACCGTGTTGGATGCGGATGGTGGGACCTCCACGAGGAGCAGGAACGTTCCGGTGGGGAACATGGCGCCAACGGCCGCCTTCTCCTGGTCCCCTTCATCCATCTACAGCCTGGACCAGGTGACCTTCACGGACGGCAGCACGGACAGCGACGGTTCGATCGCTTCCAGGACCTGGAGCTTCGGGGACGGACAGAGCGGGACGGGAAGCAGTGTCGTTCATCGCTATGCCAGGCTGGGAACTTACCAGGTAACCCTGACGGTTGTGGATGATAATGGCGCTTCGAGCACCACCTCCAAGAGCCTGACGGTGCTCAACTCCCCTCCCACCGCCTCTTTCGTATGCACGGGAACAGTCCTGAGCTTGATAGAGGTTCACTTCAATGACACCTCCTCTGACCGCGAAGGTACGTTGGACCACTGGAGCTGGGACTTCGGGGACGGGAACGGTTCCACCGCGTCATCTCCCGTCCATGCCTACGCCCTTCCGGGCGAATACCTGGTGGTCCTAACCGTCACCGACCAGAACGGCGCGAGCCGATCGGCCTCCAGGACGGTGGTGGTGCTCAACCGTCCGCCAGAGGCTTCCATCATCTCTCCGGAAGGGGAGCACTGGTCCCTGGACCTGATAGAGCTCCAGGCGACCGGGAGCGACGTGGACGGAACGATCGCGTCGTACAACTGGGACTTCGGCGACGGTAGCACCGGGGAAGGAGAGACCGTCGAACACGCTTATTCGTCCCCGGGCAACTATACCGTCGCCCTCACCTGCGTCGATGACGTTGGAGGGTCAGCGACGGCAGAGGCGACGGTGGTCGTGCTCAACTTGCTACCAGAGGCGCGAATAATTGCTGAACAGGGAACCGGCCATCCGCGAGATATGGTCCTGACCGCGGACGCCGAGGACCTGGATGGGAGCGTGACCAACTACACCTGGGCCTTTGGCGACGGTGGATCGGGAGAAGGACCGAGCATCGTTCACCGGTACGAGCTGGATGGCGATTTCTGGGTGAGCCTGACGGTCACGGACGACCACGGAGGGCGGAACGTCACCTTCGCCCTGGTGAGCGTAAGGACCGGGGACATCGCGATGAACAACGCCACCTGCACCGAAGGGGATGACGGATGGACGCTCAGTGCGGTACTGACCAACGACGGCCCGCTGGACGCGGACGTGGTGGTGGAGGTAGAGGCCGGGGGCGTAGTGTACCGCAAGAACGTGACGGTCCTGGCAGGCGGATCAGTCGCCTGCCAGATACCTTTGACGGACTTCGCAGAAGGGGACCTCACGGTCTCGGTGATCACGGAAGAAGGCTGGGATTCGGACCTGGACGACAATCAGTGGACCGGAACGCCGGTCGCCTCAGCGGACGAGTTCCCGTGGCTGTTGGTCGGAGCGTTGACCATCGCGACAATAGCCATCGCTGCGGTCGTCATCGTACAGGTGAGAAGGAGATGA
- a CDS encoding CBS domain-containing protein codes for MAERKLKVEDYMIREVVHVPLNYTVKQTVDLLISTEFHGMPVTEDGHLMGFITAKELLRFYHTPEQPIKDIIRKGTVTVNPKMDLDDAARILFRYGLRNVPVIDDDGILLGIISNLDIVRSHIERATPNKVAMIKNFLEAKHGVSIMVRRRIVPVELLRPTQREVYADELMGRKEEIKRGLVEPIIVIQKNDHFILVDGHHRALASKQMGVRQFSAFVLEPSRDVDLGLEHSADEQGLYTLDDVKIIEGSHHPLVEITTRLLKGEQ; via the coding sequence ATGGCCGAACGGAAGCTCAAGGTGGAGGACTACATGATCAGGGAAGTGGTCCACGTGCCCCTCAACTATACGGTGAAACAGACGGTAGACCTGCTCATATCCACCGAGTTTCACGGCATGCCAGTGACCGAGGACGGGCACCTCATGGGGTTCATTACCGCCAAAGAGCTGCTCCGCTTCTATCACACACCCGAACAGCCGATAAAAGATATCATTCGCAAGGGAACCGTCACCGTCAATCCCAAGATGGACCTGGACGACGCCGCCCGCATCCTCTTCCGTTACGGTCTGAGGAATGTGCCGGTGATCGACGACGACGGCATCCTGCTGGGCATCATCTCCAACCTGGACATCGTGCGTTCGCATATCGAGCGGGCCACCCCGAACAAGGTGGCCATGATCAAGAACTTCCTGGAGGCGAAGCACGGCGTCTCCATCATGGTCCGGCGCCGCATCGTCCCCGTGGAGCTGCTGCGCCCCACCCAGCGCGAGGTCTACGCCGACGAGCTTATGGGCCGCAAGGAGGAGATCAAGCGCGGACTGGTCGAACCGATCATCGTCATCCAGAAGAACGACCATTTCATTCTCGTGGACGGACATCACCGCGCCCTGGCCTCCAAGCAGATGGGCGTGCGGCAGTTCTCCGCGTTCGTCCTGGAGCCCAGCCGGGATGTCGACCTTGGGCTGGAACACAGCGCGGACGAGCAGGGACTGTATACCCTGGACGACGTGAAAATAATAGAGGGCTCGCACCATCCCCTGGTGGAGATCACCACCAGGCTGCTCAAGGGCGAGCAATAG